The following coding sequences lie in one Pseudomonas sp. B33.4 genomic window:
- the speD gene encoding adenosylmethionine decarboxylase, whose protein sequence is MKSKLKLHGFNNLTKTLSFNIYDICYAETPQDQQAYVEYINQEYNAKRLTQILTEVVEIIGANILNIASQDYEPQGASVTILISEEPVTPTESQIEESPGPLPEIILAHLDKSHITVHTYPEIHPDAGIATFRVDIDVSTCGVISPLKALNFLIHQFDSDIVTVDYRVRGFTRDVEGNKHFIDHEINSIQNYLSEDTRDAYQMTDVNVYQENLFHTKMLLKNFELDNYLFGDATSNLSPEQRAQVTDRVKHEMLEIFYARNMPT, encoded by the coding sequence GTGAAAAGCAAACTCAAGCTCCACGGGTTCAATAACCTGACAAAGACCTTGAGCTTCAACATCTATGACATCTGCTACGCGGAAACCCCGCAAGACCAGCAGGCTTACGTCGAGTACATCAATCAAGAGTACAACGCGAAACGCCTGACGCAGATTCTCACAGAAGTTGTCGAGATCATTGGTGCCAACATCCTGAACATTGCCAGTCAGGACTACGAGCCTCAGGGTGCCAGCGTCACGATTCTGATTTCTGAAGAGCCGGTGACCCCGACTGAAAGTCAGATCGAAGAATCCCCGGGTCCATTGCCCGAAATCATCCTGGCCCACCTCGACAAGAGTCACATCACGGTGCACACCTATCCGGAGATCCATCCGGACGCTGGTATTGCGACTTTCCGTGTGGACATCGACGTGTCGACCTGTGGCGTAATTTCACCGTTGAAAGCGCTCAACTTCCTCATTCACCAGTTCGATTCGGACATTGTGACTGTGGATTACCGTGTGCGCGGCTTCACCCGTGACGTTGAAGGCAACAAGCACTTCATCGACCACGAGATCAATTCGATCCAGAACTACCTTTCCGAAGACACTCGCGACGCGTACCAGATGACCGACGTGAACGTGTATCAGGAAAACCTGTTCCACACCAAAATGTTGCTGAAGAACTTCGAACTGGACAACTACCTGTTCGGCGACGCCACCAGCAATCTGTCACCTGAGCAACGGGCTCAGGTGACCGACCGGGTGAAACATGAAATGCTCGAAATCTTCTACGCGCGCAACATGCCGACCTAA
- a CDS encoding OsmC family protein, with protein MKARIQWAGEAMFLGESGSGHVVVMDGPPDAGGRNLGVRPMEMLLLGVGGCSNFDVVSILKKSRQAVESCEAFLEAERATEDPKVFTKIHMHFVVKGRGLKEAQVKRAIELSAEKYCSASIMLGAAGVAITHDYEIVELG; from the coding sequence ATGAAGGCACGCATCCAATGGGCTGGCGAAGCCATGTTCCTCGGCGAATCCGGCAGCGGTCATGTTGTGGTCATGGACGGTCCGCCGGACGCCGGTGGTCGCAATCTGGGTGTTCGCCCAATGGAAATGCTCCTGCTCGGTGTTGGCGGTTGCAGCAACTTCGACGTGGTCAGCATTCTGAAAAAGTCCCGCCAGGCCGTTGAAAGCTGCGAAGCCTTCCTCGAAGCCGAGCGCGCGACCGAAGATCCAAAGGTATTCACCAAGATCCACATGCACTTTGTGGTCAAGGGCCGTGGCTTGAAAGAAGCTCAGGTCAAACGTGCCATCGAGTTGTCTGCAGAGAAGTATTGCTCGGCCTCGATCATGCTCGGCGCGGCTGGCGTGGCGATCACTCACGATTACGAAATCGTCGAACTCGGTTGA
- the crp gene encoding cAMP-activated global transcriptional regulator CRP has protein sequence MVAITPTPKIKNLDKLLMHCQRRRHAAKSNIICAGDRSDTLYFIIKGSVTILIEDDDGREMIIAYLNAGDFFGELGLFEQAGQEQERSAWVRAKVECETAEISYAKFRELSQQDPDILYVLSGQIAQRLRNTTRKVGDLAFFDVTGRVARCLLELCKQPDAMTHPDGMQIKVTRQEIGRIVGCSREMVGRVLKDLEERNLVDVKGKTMVVFGTR, from the coding sequence ATGGTTGCTATTACCCCCACACCCAAAATCAAGAACCTCGACAAGCTGTTGATGCATTGTCAGCGCCGTCGCCATGCGGCCAAGAGCAACATCATCTGTGCGGGTGATCGCTCCGACACGCTGTACTTCATCATCAAGGGCTCGGTGACGATCCTGATCGAAGATGACGACGGCCGCGAGATGATCATCGCTTACCTCAATGCCGGGGATTTCTTTGGCGAACTGGGCCTGTTCGAACAAGCCGGCCAAGAGCAAGAGCGCAGCGCCTGGGTGCGGGCCAAGGTCGAATGTGAAACCGCGGAAATCAGCTACGCCAAGTTCCGCGAATTGTCGCAACAGGATCCGGACATTCTTTACGTACTCAGCGGACAAATCGCACAACGTCTGCGCAACACCACGCGCAAGGTTGGCGATCTGGCGTTCTTCGATGTGACCGGTCGTGTTGCCCGCTGCCTGCTGGAGTTGTGCAAGCAGCCCGACGCTATGACTCACCCGGACGGCATGCAGATCAAGGTGACCCGTCAGGAAATCGGTCGGATTGTTGGTTGTTCGCGGGAAATGGTCGGTCGCGTGCTCAAGGATCTTGAGGAACGCAATCTGGTCGATGTGAAAGGCAAGACCATGGTGGTCTTCGGTACCCGTTAA
- a CDS encoding lipoate--protein ligase family protein has product MSLPTPLTIEAGLQAEQDLLASVCAGDSEFGLLFWQPSDRALVMPRRLNRLPGFEHACEVSAAAGWPVLLRETGGEPVPQSAATINIALVYAPPRSEGDLNRIETGYRRLCDPICQLLDELGGVSSLGEIDGAFCDGRFNVNLDGRKMVGTAQRWRQSQGGQRPVGLVHGAMLMDDERESMVAAVNRFNEACGLEQRVRAQSHIALHEKFNAPQALARLDELFRLMLAQMYSA; this is encoded by the coding sequence ATGTCGCTGCCAACCCCCCTGACCATCGAAGCCGGCCTGCAAGCCGAACAGGATTTGCTGGCCTCGGTCTGCGCCGGCGACTCAGAATTCGGCCTCCTATTCTGGCAACCCAGCGATCGCGCCCTGGTCATGCCGCGCCGCCTCAATCGTCTGCCCGGTTTCGAGCATGCCTGCGAAGTCTCCGCCGCTGCCGGTTGGCCGGTCCTGTTACGTGAAACCGGTGGCGAACCCGTCCCGCAATCTGCCGCGACAATCAATATCGCTCTGGTCTACGCGCCACCACGCAGCGAAGGCGACCTGAACCGTATCGAAACCGGCTACCGTCGTCTCTGCGATCCGATCTGCCAATTACTGGATGAGTTGGGCGGTGTCTCGTCGTTGGGTGAAATCGACGGTGCGTTCTGCGACGGTCGCTTCAACGTCAATCTCGACGGCCGCAAAATGGTCGGTACCGCTCAGCGCTGGCGACAGAGTCAGGGCGGACAGCGTCCGGTCGGTCTGGTGCACGGGGCGATGCTGATGGATGACGAGCGCGAATCGATGGTTGCAGCGGTCAATCGCTTCAACGAAGCGTGCGGCCTGGAGCAGCGGGTGCGGGCGCAGAGCCACATTGCCCTGCACGAGAAATTCAACGCGCCACAAGCCTTGGCGCGTCTCGATGAGCTGTTTCGTCTGATGCTGGCGCAGATGTACAGCGCCTGA
- the trpC gene encoding indole-3-glycerol phosphate synthase TrpC — translation MSVPTVLENILARKVQEVAERSARVSLSELESLAKAADAPRGFAQALLAQAKKKQPAVIAEIKKASPSKGVIRENFVPADIAKSYEKGGATCLSVLTDIDYFQGADAYLQQARAACSLPVIRKDFMIDPYQIVEARALGADCVLLIVSALDDVKMAELAAVAKSVGLDVLVEVHDGDELERALKTLDTPLVGVNNRNLHTFDVSLETTLDLLPRIPRDRLVITESGILNRADVELMEISDVYSFLVGEAFMRAENPGTELQRLFFPERGVSISGSTLD, via the coding sequence ATGAGTGTACCGACGGTTCTGGAAAACATTCTGGCGCGCAAAGTTCAGGAAGTCGCCGAGCGTAGTGCTCGCGTCAGCCTGAGCGAGCTGGAAAGTCTGGCCAAGGCGGCCGATGCACCCCGTGGCTTTGCCCAGGCATTGCTGGCGCAGGCGAAGAAGAAACAGCCTGCGGTGATTGCCGAAATCAAAAAGGCTTCGCCAAGCAAAGGCGTGATCCGCGAGAACTTCGTTCCCGCCGACATCGCCAAAAGCTATGAGAAGGGTGGGGCGACTTGTCTTTCCGTACTGACCGACATCGATTACTTCCAGGGCGCCGATGCGTACCTGCAACAGGCTCGTGCCGCGTGCAGCCTGCCGGTGATCCGCAAGGACTTCATGATTGATCCTTACCAGATCGTTGAAGCCCGTGCGCTGGGCGCCGACTGTGTGCTGTTGATCGTCTCCGCACTCGATGACGTGAAAATGGCCGAGCTGGCCGCCGTCGCCAAAAGCGTCGGTCTCGATGTGCTGGTCGAAGTACACGATGGCGATGAGCTGGAGCGTGCATTGAAAACCCTCGACACACCGCTGGTCGGGGTCAACAACCGCAATCTGCACACCTTCGACGTCAGCCTGGAAACCACCCTCGACCTGCTGCCGCGCATTCCGCGCGATCGTCTGGTAATTACCGAGAGCGGTATCCTCAATCGTGCTGATGTCGAACTGATGGAAATCAGCGACGTGTACTCGTTCCTCGTCGGTGAAGCGTTCATGCGTGCGGAAAATCCGGGCACTGAACTGCAGCGTCTGTTCTTCCCGGAGCGTGGCGTGTCGATCAGCGGTTCGACCCTCGACTGA
- the trpD gene encoding anthranilate phosphoribosyltransferase: MNIKTALSRIVEHLDLSTDEMRDVMREIMTGQCTDAQIGAFMMAMRMKSESIDEIVGAVSVMRELADQVELKTLDGVVDVVGTGGDGANIFNVSTASSFVVAAAGCTVAKHGNRAVSGKSGSADLLEAAGIYLNLTPVQVARCIDNVGIGFMFAQTHHKAMKYAAGPRRDLGLRTLFNMLGPLTNPAGVKHQVVGVFNKALCRPLAEVLQRLGSKHVLVVHSKDGLDEFSLAAPTFVAELKNNEISEYWVEPEDLGMKSQSLHGLSVDGPEASLALIRDALGKRKTENGQKAAEMIVLNAGAALYAADVASSLKQGVELAHDALHTGLAREKLEELGAFTAVFRVENEG, from the coding sequence ATGAATATCAAGACAGCCCTGAGCCGTATCGTCGAACACCTCGACCTCAGCACCGATGAAATGCGCGACGTGATGCGCGAAATCATGACCGGCCAATGCACCGACGCGCAGATCGGCGCGTTCATGATGGCCATGCGCATGAAGAGCGAAAGCATCGACGAGATCGTCGGCGCCGTGTCGGTGATGCGTGAGCTGGCCGATCAGGTTGAACTGAAGACCCTTGATGGCGTGGTCGATGTGGTCGGTACCGGCGGTGACGGTGCAAACATCTTCAACGTGTCGACCGCTTCTTCGTTCGTCGTCGCGGCAGCCGGTTGCACCGTGGCCAAACACGGCAACCGTGCGGTCTCGGGCAAGAGCGGCAGCGCCGATTTGCTCGAAGCCGCCGGTATCTATTTGAACCTGACGCCGGTGCAGGTCGCGCGTTGCATCGACAACGTCGGCATCGGTTTCATGTTTGCCCAGACCCACCACAAAGCCATGAAGTACGCCGCCGGCCCGCGCCGCGATCTTGGCTTGCGTACGCTGTTCAACATGCTCGGCCCGCTTACGAATCCGGCCGGTGTGAAGCATCAGGTAGTGGGCGTATTCAACAAGGCGCTGTGCCGGCCACTGGCCGAAGTCTTGCAGCGTCTGGGCAGCAAGCATGTGCTGGTGGTGCATTCGAAGGACGGTCTGGACGAGTTCAGTCTCGCTGCGCCGACTTTTGTCGCCGAGCTGAAAAACAACGAGATCAGCGAATATTGGGTCGAGCCCGAAGATCTGGGCATGAAGAGCCAGAGTTTGCACGGTCTGTCGGTCGACGGCCCGGAAGCCTCGCTGGCGCTGATCCGCGATGCTCTCGGCAAGCGCAAAACCGAAAACGGCCAGAAAGCCGCCGAAATGATTGTGCTCAATGCCGGTGCAGCGCTGTATGCCGCTGACGTGGCCAGCAGTTTGAAACAGGGCGTCGAGCTTGCGCACGACGCGCTGCACACCGGTCTCGCTCGGGAAAAACTCGAGGAGCTGGGTGCCTTTACCGCGGTATTCAGAGTGGAGAATGAGGGATGA
- a CDS encoding aminodeoxychorismate/anthranilate synthase component II: MLLMIDNYDSFTYNVVQYLGELGADVKVVRNDELTIAEIEALKPERIVVSPGPCTPTEAGISIEAIKHFAGKLPILGVCLGHQSIGQAFGGDVVRARQVMHGKTSPVFHEDKGVFAGLNHPLTVTRYHSLIVKHATLPDCLELTAWTQHDDGSVDEIMGLRHKTLNIEGVQFHPESILTEQGHELFANFLKQTGGTR, translated from the coding sequence ATGTTGCTGATGATCGACAACTACGACTCCTTTACTTACAACGTTGTGCAATACCTCGGCGAGCTGGGTGCCGACGTAAAAGTCGTGCGCAACGACGAACTGACCATCGCTGAAATCGAAGCGCTCAAGCCTGAGCGCATCGTCGTATCGCCAGGTCCTTGCACGCCGACCGAAGCTGGCATCTCCATCGAAGCCATCAAACACTTCGCCGGCAAGCTGCCGATCCTCGGTGTCTGCCTTGGCCACCAGTCCATCGGCCAGGCTTTTGGCGGCGATGTAGTCCGCGCCCGCCAAGTGATGCACGGTAAGACTAGTCCGGTATTCCACGAGGACAAGGGCGTTTTCGCCGGCCTCAATCATCCGCTGACCGTCACCCGCTACCACTCGCTGATCGTCAAGCACGCGACGTTGCCTGATTGCCTGGAGCTGACCGCGTGGACGCAACACGATGACGGCTCGGTCGACGAAATCATGGGCCTGCGGCACAAGACCCTGAACATTGAGGGCGTACAGTTCCACCCCGAGTCGATCCTGACTGAACAGGGCCATGAGCTGTTTGCCAACTTCCTCAAACAAACCGGCGGCACGCGCTAA
- the estP gene encoding esterase EstP, with product MIKQTLFVPLAGCLLALACAQANAAPNPYSNFIVFGDSLNDAGTFADTGGPAGSTERYTNRTGPVYQDGSGELYSLNSTQLLGGRLGFSPDQTASSSSAVRAENGQADGNNWAVGGYRTDQILDSITTQSATGERTRAGYLPSNGFRADPNALYYISGGGNDFLQGRILSLPQANAAADRLADSVQTLQTAGAKYVMVWLLPDVGLTPAINGTPLQAFSSQLATQFNSQLVTRLQGINAEVIPLNIPVLLSEVFADPGRFGLATDQNLTATCFSGSGCTENARYGINSATPDPTKLIYNDGVHPTEAGQKLISDYAYSLLAAPWELTLLPEMAHATVRAHQDELRNQWQADWENWQAVGQWRAIVSAGGQHLDVDSQSSGVSADGSGYNLNVGGSYRLNEAWRVGVAGGFYRQNLEAGHNDSDYKLNSYMATAFAQFQQNRWWADAALTGGKLDYDNLKRKFDLGVSEGAEKGDTDGSLWAFSTRVGYDIAQPGSEWHLSPFVSADYASVDVDGYSEKSNRATALTFDDQTRDSKRLGLGLQGKYNITPQTQVFGEYAHEREYEDDVQKVRIALNTLPANDFKLEGYTPQSHLNRLSLGVSHKLTADLALRGGYSLRKDDDFTQQGVNVGVVLDF from the coding sequence ATGATCAAACAGACGTTGTTTGTACCGCTGGCTGGCTGCCTGCTCGCACTGGCTTGTGCTCAGGCCAATGCTGCACCCAATCCCTATTCGAATTTCATAGTTTTCGGCGACAGTCTGAATGACGCCGGAACCTTCGCCGACACTGGCGGACCGGCCGGCTCCACCGAGCGATACACCAACCGGACCGGGCCGGTTTATCAGGATGGCAGCGGTGAACTGTATTCATTGAATTCCACGCAGTTGCTCGGCGGACGCCTTGGCTTTTCGCCAGACCAGACAGCCTCTTCCAGCTCGGCAGTGCGTGCCGAAAACGGCCAGGCCGACGGCAACAACTGGGCCGTGGGCGGTTATCGTACCGACCAGATTCTTGACTCGATCACGACGCAATCCGCCACCGGCGAGCGCACCCGTGCCGGTTACCTGCCATCGAACGGCTTTCGCGCTGACCCGAATGCGCTGTATTACATCTCTGGCGGCGGTAACGACTTCCTGCAAGGGCGCATTCTCAGCCTGCCGCAGGCCAACGCCGCCGCCGATCGACTGGCCGACAGCGTGCAAACCCTGCAAACCGCCGGCGCCAAATACGTGATGGTCTGGCTGTTGCCTGATGTCGGCCTGACGCCAGCCATCAACGGTACGCCCCTGCAAGCCTTCAGCAGCCAGCTCGCCACCCAGTTCAACAGCCAGTTGGTCACACGCCTGCAAGGCATCAACGCCGAAGTCATTCCGCTGAACATTCCGGTGCTGCTCTCGGAAGTGTTTGCCGATCCTGGGCGCTTTGGCCTCGCCACCGATCAGAACCTGACCGCGACCTGCTTCAGTGGCAGCGGTTGCACCGAGAACGCTCGTTACGGGATCAACAGTGCGACACCCGACCCGACCAAGCTGATATACAACGACGGTGTACACCCGACCGAAGCCGGACAAAAGCTGATCTCCGACTACGCCTACTCCCTCCTCGCCGCACCTTGGGAACTGACGCTGTTGCCGGAAATGGCCCACGCCACCGTGCGCGCGCACCAAGACGAACTGCGCAACCAATGGCAGGCAGACTGGGAGAACTGGCAAGCGGTCGGCCAATGGCGCGCCATTGTTTCGGCTGGCGGCCAGCATCTGGATGTCGACAGCCAAAGCAGCGGCGTCAGCGCCGATGGCAGCGGTTACAACCTCAACGTCGGTGGCAGCTATCGCTTGAATGAGGCTTGGCGCGTCGGTGTCGCTGGCGGTTTCTACCGGCAGAACCTGGAGGCCGGGCACAACGACTCGGACTACAAACTCAACAGCTACATGGCCACGGCATTTGCCCAGTTTCAGCAGAACCGCTGGTGGGCTGACGCGGCGTTGACCGGCGGCAAACTCGACTACGACAACCTCAAGCGCAAGTTTGATCTGGGCGTCAGCGAAGGTGCGGAAAAAGGCGATACCGACGGCAGCCTGTGGGCTTTCAGCACCCGTGTCGGTTACGACATTGCCCAGCCGGGCAGCGAGTGGCATCTGTCACCGTTCGTCAGTGCCGATTACGCCAGCGTTGATGTCGATGGTTATTCAGAGAAAAGCAACCGTGCCACAGCGTTGACCTTCGATGATCAGACCCGCGACTCGAAACGCCTGGGTCTGGGCTTGCAGGGCAAGTACAACATTACCCCGCAAACTCAGGTGTTCGGCGAGTACGCTCACGAGCGTGAGTACGAAGATGACGTGCAGAAGGTCCGCATCGCGCTCAATACCTTGCCGGCCAATGACTTCAAGCTTGAGGGCTATACCCCGCAAAGTCATTTGAACCGTTTGAGTCTGGGCGTGAGCCACAAACTGACGGCTGATCTGGCGCTGCGCGGCGGGTATTCGTTGCGCAAGGATGATGATTTTACCCAGCAGGGTGTGAATGTCGGGGTTGTGCTGGACTTCTAA
- the trpE gene encoding anthranilate synthase component I: protein MIREEFLRLAADGYNRIPLACETLADFDTPLSIYLKLADQPNSYLLESVQGGEKWGRYSIIGLPCRTVMRVHDHHVSVTVDGVETESHDVEDPLAFVETFKARYNVPTIAGLPRFNGGLVGYFGYDCVRYVEKRLGKCPNPDPLGVPDILLMVSDAVVVFDNLAGKMHAIVLADPAQADAFEQGQAQLQALLEKLRQPITPRRGLDFSKQQAADPVFRSSFTQDDYEKAVDTIKEYILAGDCMQVVPSQRMSIDFKAAPIDLYRALRCFNPTPYMYFFNFGDFHVVGSSPEVLVRVEDNLITVRPIAGTRPRGATEEADVALEEDLLSDDKEIAEHLMLIDLGRNDTGRVSEIGSVKLTEKMVIERYSNVMHIVSNVTGQLKQGLTAMDALRAILPAGTLSGAPKIRAMEIIDELEPVKRGVYGGAVGYFAWNGNMDTAIAIRTAVIKNGELHVQAGGGIVADSVPALEWEETLNKRRAMFRAVALAEQTPES from the coding sequence ATGATCCGCGAAGAATTCCTGCGCTTGGCTGCTGACGGCTACAACCGCATTCCGTTGGCCTGTGAAACCTTGGCCGACTTCGACACGCCGCTGTCGATCTACCTGAAACTGGCCGACCAGCCAAACTCCTACCTGCTCGAATCGGTGCAGGGCGGCGAGAAGTGGGGCCGTTACTCGATCATCGGTCTGCCATGCCGCACGGTCATGCGCGTTCACGATCATCACGTCAGCGTCACCGTTGATGGCGTTGAAACCGAAAGCCACGATGTTGAAGACCCGTTGGCCTTCGTCGAAACCTTCAAGGCTCGCTATAACGTGCCGACCATTGCCGGTCTGCCGCGTTTCAACGGTGGTCTGGTCGGTTACTTCGGTTACGACTGCGTGCGTTATGTCGAGAAGCGCTTGGGCAAGTGCCCGAACCCGGATCCACTGGGCGTGCCGGACATTTTGCTGATGGTTTCTGACGCCGTTGTGGTGTTCGACAACCTCGCCGGCAAGATGCACGCGATCGTGCTGGCCGACCCCGCGCAGGCGGATGCCTTCGAACAAGGTCAGGCGCAATTGCAGGCGTTGCTCGAGAAACTACGCCAGCCGATCACTCCGCGCCGAGGCTTGGATTTCAGCAAACAGCAAGCGGCTGATCCGGTGTTCCGTTCCAGTTTCACTCAGGACGATTACGAAAAAGCCGTCGACACCATCAAGGAATACATCCTTGCCGGTGACTGCATGCAGGTTGTGCCGTCGCAGCGCATGTCGATCGACTTCAAGGCTGCACCGATCGATCTGTATCGCGCGCTGCGTTGCTTCAACCCGACGCCGTACATGTATTTCTTCAACTTCGGCGACTTCCACGTCGTCGGCAGTTCGCCGGAAGTGCTGGTGCGGGTTGAAGACAACCTGATCACCGTGCGCCCGATTGCCGGCACTCGCCCTCGTGGCGCGACCGAAGAAGCGGACGTGGCGCTGGAAGAAGACCTGCTGTCGGACGACAAGGAGATTGCCGAGCACTTGATGCTGATTGACCTCGGTCGTAACGACACCGGTCGCGTTTCGGAAATCGGTTCGGTGAAGCTCACCGAGAAAATGGTCATCGAGCGTTATTCCAACGTGATGCACATCGTCTCCAACGTCACCGGCCAGTTGAAACAAGGGCTGACGGCGATGGACGCACTGCGGGCGATTCTGCCGGCGGGCACCTTGTCCGGTGCGCCGAAGATTCGCGCGATGGAAATCATCGACGAACTGGAACCGGTCAAGCGTGGCGTCTACGGCGGTGCGGTCGGTTACTTTGCCTGGAACGGCAACATGGACACCGCGATTGCCATTCGCACCGCGGTGATCAAGAACGGCGAACTGCACGTGCAGGCCGGTGGTGGCATCGTTGCCGACTCAGTGCCGGCGCTGGAATGGGAAGAAACCCTGAACAAGCGCCGCGCGATGTTCCGCGCCGTGGCCCTGGCCGAACAAACCCCGGAAAGCTGA
- a CDS encoding phosphoglycolate phosphatase, with amino-acid sequence MSGFEQLFPGKLPRLVMFDLDGTLIDSVPDLAAAVDNMLLSLGRQPAGVESVREWVGNGAPVLVRRALAGGIDHAAVDDVEAEHALEVFMEAYGASHELTVVYPGVRDTLKWLHKQGVAMALITNKPERFVAPLLDQMKIGRYFKWIIGGDTLPQKKPDPAALFFVMKMANIPASQSLFVGDSRSDVLAAKAAGVKCVALSYGYNHGRPIAEESPALVIDDLRKLIPGCLGTAAGITLPDAVQSHSGNAIVVVTRKLWMKVIKALARWRWRA; translated from the coding sequence ATGAGCGGGTTTGAGCAGCTGTTCCCGGGAAAACTGCCACGGCTGGTGATGTTCGATCTGGATGGCACGCTGATCGACTCGGTTCCGGACCTGGCAGCAGCGGTGGACAACATGCTGCTCTCCCTCGGTCGCCAGCCTGCCGGTGTCGAATCGGTACGCGAGTGGGTCGGCAACGGCGCGCCAGTTCTGGTGCGCCGCGCTTTGGCCGGTGGTATCGATCATGCGGCGGTGGATGACGTCGAGGCCGAGCATGCGCTGGAAGTGTTCATGGAGGCTTACGGCGCCAGCCATGAGCTGACCGTGGTCTACCCTGGCGTGCGCGACACCCTCAAGTGGCTGCACAAGCAAGGCGTGGCCATGGCGCTGATCACCAACAAGCCGGAGCGCTTCGTCGCGCCGCTGCTGGATCAGATGAAGATCGGCCGCTACTTCAAGTGGATCATCGGCGGCGATACCTTGCCGCAGAAGAAGCCTGACCCGGCCGCGCTGTTTTTCGTAATGAAAATGGCCAACATCCCGGCCTCGCAATCGCTGTTCGTCGGCGACTCGCGCAGCGACGTGCTGGCGGCGAAAGCGGCGGGGGTCAAGTGCGTGGCCCTGAGTTACGGCTACAACCACGGCCGACCGATTGCAGAAGAATCGCCGGCCTTGGTGATCGACGATCTGCGCAAGCTAATTCCCGGTTGCCTCGGTACGGCCGCTGGGATAACGTTGCCCGACGCTGTTCAATCCCATTCTGGAAACGCCATCGTGGTGGTCACTCGCAAACTCTGGATGAAAGTCATCAAGGCCCTGGCCCGCTGGCGTTGGCGCGCCTGA
- the rpe gene encoding ribulose-phosphate 3-epimerase, with product MQPFVIAPSILSADFARLGEEVDNVLAAGADFVHFDVMDNHYVPNLTIGPMVCAALRKYGVTAPIDAHLMVSPVDRIVGDFIEAGATYITFHPEATLHVDRSLQLIREGGCKSGLVFNPATPLDVLKYVIDKVDMVLLMSVNPGFGGQKFIPGTLDKLREARAIIDASGRDIRLEIDGGVNVNNIREIAAAGADTFVAGSAIFNAPNYQEVIDKMRSELALARP from the coding sequence ATGCAGCCCTTCGTAATTGCTCCGTCGATTCTCTCCGCCGACTTCGCCCGCCTCGGCGAGGAAGTAGACAACGTTCTCGCCGCTGGCGCCGACTTCGTCCACTTCGACGTCATGGACAACCACTATGTGCCAAACCTGACCATCGGCCCGATGGTCTGCGCCGCGTTGCGCAAGTACGGCGTCACCGCGCCGATCGACGCGCACCTGATGGTCAGCCCGGTGGATCGTATCGTCGGCGACTTCATCGAAGCCGGCGCGACCTACATCACCTTCCACCCGGAAGCCACACTGCACGTTGATCGCTCACTGCAACTGATCCGTGAAGGCGGCTGCAAATCCGGTCTGGTGTTCAACCCGGCGACCCCGCTGGACGTGCTCAAGTACGTGATCGACAAGGTCGACATGGTCTTGCTGATGAGCGTCAACCCGGGCTTCGGCGGGCAGAAGTTCATCCCCGGCACCCTCGACAAACTGCGTGAAGCGCGGGCGATCATTGATGCTTCGGGCCGTGACATCCGTCTGGAAATCGACGGCGGCGTCAACGTCAACAACATCCGTGAAATTGCGGCTGCTGGCGCGGACACCTTTGTTGCCGGCTCGGCAATCTTCAATGCGCCTAACTATCAGGAAGTCATCGACAAGATGCGTTCCGAACTGGCGCTGGCGCGCCCATGA